In the Roseovarius sp. W115 genome, one interval contains:
- a CDS encoding type IV secretion system protein VirB3 yields the protein MYAVVWLFGSVLLFVWIQSFAVLGIAAVLYPILWKAADWDPRFIDVVMTTLQETPPTRNRKTHGGDSYAP from the coding sequence ATGTATGCCGTGGTCTGGCTCTTCGGCTCCGTCCTGCTCTTCGTCTGGATTCAGAGCTTCGCCGTCCTTGGCATCGCAGCCGTTCTCTACCCGATCCTCTGGAAGGCCGCAGACTGGGATCCGCGCTTCATCGATGTGGTGATGACCACGCTTCAGGAAACCCCGCCCACCCGAAACCGCAAAACCCATGGGGGAGACAGCTATGCCCCGTGA
- a CDS encoding TrbC/VirB2 family protein, translating to MRPYPPLLTVLTVFLALAEPAMAQSIDLSPIQDLLQGIVDALTGPLGVVIATLAVIGVFLSWFFNIIDLRQALWVLVGIAGVAAAPTIVAAVFS from the coding sequence ATGAGGCCGTACCCCCCATTGCTGACCGTTCTGACGGTATTCCTTGCCCTGGCCGAACCAGCCATGGCGCAATCCATCGACCTGTCGCCGATCCAGGATCTCCTGCAAGGCATTGTCGATGCGCTCACCGGGCCGCTTGGGGTCGTCATCGCCACGCTCGCCGTGATCGGTGTCTTCCTCAGCTGGTTCTTCAACATCATCGACCTGCGCCAGGCCCTTTGGGTTCTGGTCGGCATCGCAGGTGTTGCTGCCGCGCCCACAATCGTGGCCGCGGTCTTCAGCTGA
- a CDS encoding Lrp/AsnC family transcriptional regulator translates to MDSDKLDKHRFDDLDRRLVALLMRDGRAPVAKLADILSVSRSTVQNRLDRMLQSGALLGFTARVREDYEDGQINAIMMIKISGKSTTQVITNLRRLPELRRVHTTSGKWGLVAEIRVATLAEFDRTLREVRQIDNIYDSETSMLLTSV, encoded by the coding sequence ATGGATTCCGACAAGCTCGATAAACACAGATTTGACGACCTTGATCGCCGACTGGTTGCTCTGCTCATGCGGGATGGGCGCGCACCGGTCGCCAAACTGGCGGATATCCTGTCAGTGTCCCGCAGCACGGTGCAAAACCGGCTTGACCGCATGTTGCAATCCGGGGCCTTGCTCGGGTTCACTGCGCGGGTCCGCGAAGATTATGAGGATGGTCAGATCAACGCGATCATGATGATTAAGATATCCGGCAAAAGCACCACGCAAGTCATCACCAACCTGCGCCGCCTACCGGAATTGCGCCGCGTTCACACCACCAGCGGAAAGTGGGGCCTGGTTGCAGAAATCCGGGTGGCGACCTTGGCGGAATTTGACAGAACACTGAGGGAAGTACGTCAGATCGATAACATTTATGACAGCGAAACGAGCATGTTGCTGACAAGCGTCTAA
- the ctlX gene encoding citrulline utilization hydrolase CtlX: MTISKSLQAPSSVVMVRPHHFAVNSETFDNAFQSATPSSADDATRAYRELTEAADILRSHGVDVLLFDGEDPRTPDCVFPNNWFSTHTGGHIAVYPMMAPNRRLERRADVLDMLKTNFRVQDVMDYSGLEHDGLYLEGTGAMVLDHVDRIAYAVESERTSQIALERFCTHFNYEPMAFRAADAQGRAVYHTNVLMCIATEFVLIGSSMIEQTARRDEVLQRLSQSGRSVIELTEDQISKFAGNAIELQGASGRILALSETALNALDADQKALISDSATLVSLSIPTIELSGGSVRCTIAGIHLTPRA; the protein is encoded by the coding sequence ATGACCATTTCCAAGAGCCTGCAAGCCCCTTCATCCGTTGTGATGGTCCGACCGCATCATTTTGCGGTCAACTCGGAGACATTCGACAACGCGTTTCAATCCGCCACGCCATCCTCAGCTGATGATGCCACCCGTGCCTATCGGGAACTGACCGAGGCGGCTGACATATTGCGGTCCCACGGGGTCGATGTGCTTCTGTTCGACGGAGAAGACCCCAGAACACCAGACTGCGTGTTTCCGAACAACTGGTTTTCCACCCATACCGGTGGTCACATCGCCGTCTACCCGATGATGGCCCCGAACCGCAGATTGGAACGGCGTGCGGATGTGCTCGATATGCTGAAAACCAATTTCCGAGTGCAAGATGTCATGGATTATTCTGGTCTGGAACATGATGGCCTCTACCTCGAGGGAACCGGCGCGATGGTGCTCGATCATGTGGACCGAATTGCCTATGCGGTCGAATCCGAGCGGACGAGCCAAATTGCGCTGGAGCGATTCTGCACCCATTTCAACTACGAGCCGATGGCTTTTCGCGCCGCTGATGCGCAAGGTCGGGCCGTTTACCACACCAATGTCTTGATGTGCATCGCGACTGAATTTGTCCTGATCGGCAGCAGTATGATCGAACAAACCGCGCGTCGCGATGAGGTGCTGCAACGTTTGAGCCAATCGGGGCGGTCGGTTATCGAATTGACCGAAGACCAGATCAGCAAATTCGCCGGGAACGCAATTGAGCTGCAAGGTGCTTCCGGGCGCATTCTCGCGCTTTCCGAGACGGCTTTGAACGCGCTGGACGCCGACCAAAAGGCCTTGATCTCTGACAGCGCGACACTGGTCTCTCTGAGCATCCCGACCATTGAGCTATCAGGCGGGTCAGTGCGCTGTACGATAGCAGGAATTCACCTGACGCCACGCGCGTAG
- a CDS encoding sulfite exporter TauE/SafE family protein: MLDAAIIAVAAFLAGVLNAVAGGGSFLTFPALVFVGVPPIAANATSTVAVFPGYLSSALGFLPEIKAIDRRELIYFLGLSIAGGIAGAVLLLVTPSELFSFVVPWLLLFATVLFALDHKICDWTRTEAGPTTFGKTAATLAVTTYGGYFNGGLGILLLSLFSGLGFRDINLMNGLKNALSFILSAASVVTFLLAGIVFLKQAAIMMLAATAGGYAGARIARKMPVKLIRMTVIVIGLGMTLAFWLRS, translated from the coding sequence ATGCTTGACGCGGCAATTATTGCCGTTGCGGCGTTCTTGGCGGGGGTGCTGAACGCGGTCGCCGGGGGCGGCAGCTTTCTGACGTTCCCGGCATTGGTCTTCGTGGGCGTGCCGCCGATTGCGGCCAATGCGACCAGCACAGTCGCGGTTTTCCCCGGCTATCTCAGCAGCGCGCTTGGCTTTCTGCCGGAAATCAAAGCGATTGATAGGCGTGAGCTGATCTACTTCCTCGGTCTCTCCATCGCAGGGGGCATCGCAGGTGCAGTGTTGTTGCTCGTGACACCCTCAGAGCTTTTCAGCTTTGTCGTGCCATGGCTGTTGCTCTTTGCCACCGTTCTTTTCGCGCTGGACCATAAGATCTGCGACTGGACACGCACAGAGGCCGGGCCCACAACATTCGGAAAAACAGCAGCCACCCTCGCTGTCACAACCTATGGGGGTTATTTCAACGGTGGCCTGGGCATTCTTCTTCTATCACTTTTTTCGGGGCTTGGGTTTCGGGACATCAATTTGATGAACGGGCTCAAAAACGCCCTGTCGTTCATTTTATCTGCGGCTTCCGTGGTAACCTTCCTGTTGGCCGGTATCGTTTTCCTGAAGCAAGCCGCAATCATGATGTTGGCGGCAACAGCTGGGGGCTACGCCGGTGCGCGGATTGCGCGAAAAATGCCGGTCAAACTCATACGTATGACTGTAATCGTCATCGGTCTTGGGATGACGCTCGCCTTCTGGCTTCGAAGTTGA
- a CDS encoding M20/M25/M40 family metallo-hydrolase encodes MTTTQIETTMRDKIDVWLGQNREGVLDLALKLVRIKSPQPEGDVRGVADAIEAIAASIPGVETERHISEEPIHNLVLRLRGNRPGKRLIFNGHMDTFPVGDLSGWARNPEGEVEGNKAYGLGISDMKGGIAASLMALKCLAETGADFPGEIVCTFAGDEESMGLKGTQFLLDTVPHAKGDAMICGDVGSPDVLRFGEKGMVWAKVTATGTSTHAAHVHKGDSAIEKLTSVMDAVKTLRDFPVDVTSSNVIPFIDRWSEKSEAISGTGETEVLKNVTVTFGTFSGGRLSNLVADRAEFTCDIRLPVGVSVADVEAEMTRICADVDGVTLEVTRRFEPSWTAPDHPVIETLRKNCTKILSREPAVTMRVGASDARLYRYAGVPTVVCGLTPHNLGAPDEYIMIDELKTLVDIFAFSAYDYLMQNA; translated from the coding sequence ATGACAACCACCCAAATTGAAACAACCATGCGGGACAAAATTGACGTGTGGTTGGGGCAAAACCGTGAAGGTGTTCTGGACCTGGCCTTGAAGCTGGTGCGCATCAAGAGCCCGCAACCCGAAGGCGACGTGCGTGGCGTCGCAGATGCCATCGAAGCAATCGCCGCGTCGATCCCCGGCGTTGAAACCGAAAGACATATTTCTGAGGAACCCATTCACAATCTCGTCTTGCGCCTGCGGGGGAACAGACCAGGCAAGCGTCTGATCTTCAACGGCCATATGGACACCTTTCCGGTAGGCGACCTGTCTGGATGGGCGCGCAACCCCGAAGGTGAGGTTGAAGGAAACAAGGCCTATGGTCTTGGCATCTCCGACATGAAGGGCGGCATTGCCGCAAGCCTCATGGCGCTGAAATGTCTGGCGGAAACGGGTGCCGACTTCCCCGGAGAGATCGTATGTACCTTCGCCGGTGATGAAGAATCGATGGGTCTGAAAGGCACCCAATTCCTGCTTGATACCGTCCCGCACGCAAAGGGGGACGCAATGATATGCGGGGACGTCGGATCGCCGGATGTGTTGCGGTTTGGCGAAAAGGGGATGGTCTGGGCAAAAGTGACCGCGACCGGCACGTCAACCCATGCCGCCCATGTACACAAGGGCGACAGCGCCATCGAAAAACTTACCTCGGTCATGGACGCCGTGAAGACTCTGCGCGACTTCCCGGTTGATGTCACCAGCAGCAATGTGATCCCCTTCATTGATCGATGGTCGGAGAAGTCGGAAGCCATCTCGGGTACGGGGGAAACCGAGGTCCTCAAAAACGTGACCGTGACATTCGGCACCTTCTCGGGCGGGCGGTTGTCCAACCTTGTGGCGGACAGGGCGGAATTCACATGCGATATTCGCCTTCCGGTTGGCGTAAGTGTCGCTGATGTCGAGGCTGAAATGACGCGCATTTGCGCTGATGTTGACGGGGTCACATTGGAAGTAACCCGCCGGTTCGAACCCAGCTGGACCGCGCCGGATCATCCCGTAATCGAAACATTGCGGAAGAACTGCACCAAGATCTTAAGTCGGGAACCAGCTGTGACCATGCGGGTAGGGGCCTCCGACGCGCGACTGTATCGCTACGCCGGCGTGCCAACCGTGGTTTGCGGCCTCACGCCACATAATCTGGGCGCGCCGGATGAATATATCATGATTGACGAACTCAAAACGCTCGTCGATATCTTTGCGTTTTCGGCATATGACTATCTGATGCAGAATGCTTGA
- a CDS encoding TRAP transporter permease, with product MTDKSLQQAAVDDALKVERQDYFGPWPKTFIAVAALWSLYQLWIASPLPYSLGWGIFVDLPARGIHLAFGLFLCFLLFPTKFEEAQPGRSWMSLVLAGIAAASALYVYFGYDGIVLRAGILLNVDFLGLSIPIEVLISAIGMALLLEATRRGVGLPLVIVCGVFMVYALFGPYMPDIISHRGVSVSRLVGYNWLTSEAIFGIPIAVSLSYVFLFVLFGAFMDTAGAGKFFLDLSFAAVGKYRGGPAKAAILASGMTGMISGSSIANTVTTGAFTIPVMKKTGFPADKAGAIEVSASINGQLMPPIMGASAFIIAEFIGISYYDVIVHAMIPAFIAYLSLFYISHLESLKLGLVGLPKADLPAMAKTMKEGAYFLIPIGMLVYLLLVKRWSPGSAVFWSIMMMAGIIIIQQIILARQHRLSPLKGIRSGAIIVFYSLVAGAKSMTSVTAAVGAAGIIVGIVSSTGLNNAMLGIVEALSQGNIYILLGLVAVVSIILGMGLPTTANYIVVASLMAGVMVELGNASGLVLPLIAVHLYVFYFGLMADATPPVCLAAFAASAISGADPMKTGVQSFKYAIRTAILPIVFIFNPELLLVGVESIWHGILVFVVSLIAIFAFSSLTLQWMFVRLKLIEALLLIFVVVSLFRPDFVLDRFSPAFSDAPLEQVLAGDTPISADQKVRLYVSRETEYGDRYKLFTATAGEASDNVLQAVGLSISPEEDGRFSVTDIAFNGAAEKLGITWGDYVTAVGLEQSGRMPKEIIYIFGLLAYAAVIVMQRRRLKNNEQLSVRA from the coding sequence ATGACCGATAAATCACTGCAACAGGCAGCGGTTGATGATGCGCTGAAAGTCGAGCGACAGGACTATTTTGGCCCTTGGCCGAAAACGTTCATCGCTGTTGCCGCCCTTTGGTCATTGTACCAACTCTGGATCGCGTCGCCATTGCCCTACTCGCTGGGTTGGGGCATTTTTGTCGATCTGCCAGCCCGCGGGATCCATCTCGCATTCGGTTTATTTCTGTGTTTTCTGCTTTTCCCGACCAAATTCGAAGAAGCCCAGCCCGGCAGGTCCTGGATGAGCCTTGTGTTGGCAGGCATTGCTGCCGCAAGCGCGCTTTATGTGTATTTTGGCTATGACGGAATCGTTCTGCGCGCTGGCATCCTGCTCAATGTCGACTTTCTTGGCCTCAGCATCCCGATTGAGGTTCTGATATCTGCCATTGGGATGGCCTTGCTGTTGGAGGCCACGCGTCGTGGTGTGGGGCTTCCGCTGGTGATCGTCTGCGGGGTCTTCATGGTCTACGCGCTGTTTGGCCCGTACATGCCTGACATCATTTCTCATCGCGGCGTCTCGGTCTCTCGCCTTGTTGGATATAACTGGCTGACGAGTGAAGCGATCTTCGGCATCCCGATTGCCGTCTCCCTCAGCTATGTGTTTCTGTTCGTATTGTTCGGCGCTTTCATGGATACGGCTGGCGCGGGCAAGTTCTTCCTCGATCTGTCCTTTGCGGCCGTTGGCAAGTATCGTGGCGGGCCCGCCAAGGCCGCAATTCTTGCGTCTGGCATGACGGGCATGATCTCTGGCTCGTCGATTGCTAACACGGTCACCACAGGGGCCTTCACGATCCCGGTCATGAAGAAAACCGGCTTTCCGGCAGACAAGGCAGGCGCCATCGAGGTGTCGGCCTCGATCAATGGTCAGCTCATGCCGCCAATCATGGGAGCCTCCGCCTTTATCATCGCGGAATTTATCGGCATCTCGTATTACGATGTGATCGTTCATGCGATGATACCGGCCTTCATCGCTTATCTGTCGCTGTTTTACATCTCTCATCTGGAAAGCCTCAAACTGGGTTTGGTCGGGCTGCCAAAGGCGGATCTTCCCGCAATGGCCAAGACGATGAAAGAGGGGGCCTATTTCCTCATTCCTATTGGGATGCTGGTCTATCTGCTGCTGGTCAAGCGCTGGAGTCCGGGCAGCGCCGTATTTTGGTCGATCATGATGATGGCCGGCATCATCATCATTCAACAGATCATTTTGGCACGTCAGCACCGGTTGTCGCCGCTCAAAGGGATCCGGTCAGGCGCGATCATCGTGTTCTACTCGTTGGTGGCCGGTGCCAAATCCATGACCAGCGTCACGGCAGCCGTTGGGGCGGCAGGCATCATCGTGGGTATCGTGTCTTCGACCGGCCTTAACAACGCCATGCTCGGCATTGTTGAGGCGCTCAGCCAAGGCAATATCTACATTCTGCTCGGATTGGTGGCTGTGGTCAGCATCATTTTGGGCATGGGCCTGCCGACAACGGCAAACTATATCGTCGTCGCTTCGCTGATGGCAGGGGTCATGGTCGAACTTGGCAATGCCTCTGGGCTTGTTCTGCCGCTGATCGCTGTGCATCTCTACGTCTTCTATTTCGGGTTGATGGCAGATGCGACGCCGCCCGTCTGTCTTGCCGCATTTGCGGCATCGGCCATCTCTGGCGCGGATCCCATGAAAACGGGCGTGCAGTCTTTCAAATACGCGATCCGCACCGCAATCCTTCCTATCGTGTTCATTTTCAACCCAGAACTGTTGCTGGTGGGTGTCGAGAGCATCTGGCACGGGATCCTGGTCTTTGTGGTGTCACTGATTGCAATCTTCGCGTTTTCTTCGCTCACATTGCAGTGGATGTTTGTGCGCCTGAAACTCATTGAGGCATTGCTTCTGATCTTCGTTGTCGTCAGCCTGTTCCGCCCGGATTTCGTGCTCGACAGGTTCAGCCCTGCCTTCAGTGATGCGCCGCTCGAACAGGTGCTTGCAGGAGATACGCCGATCAGTGCAGATCAAAAGGTCCGGCTCTATGTCTCGCGCGAGACGGAATACGGTGACCGCTACAAGCTGTTCACCGCGACGGCTGGTGAGGCTTCGGACAACGTTTTGCAAGCGGTCGGCCTCAGCATCAGCCCTGAGGAAGACGGGCGGTTCAGTGTCACTGACATCGCTTTCAACGGTGCCGCAGAGAAGCTAGGTATCACATGGGGGGACTATGTCACCGCAGTGGGCTTGGAACAGTCCGGTCGGATGCCGAAAGAGATCATCTATATCTTCGGTCTGCTCGCCTACGCAGCTGTTATCGTGATGCAGCGTCGCCGATTGAAGAATAACGAACAACTGTCGGTAAGGGCCTGA
- a CDS encoding TAXI family TRAP transporter solute-binding subunit — MKKYLTAAAISALMSVGTTASVQAETKFITIGTGGPTGVYFVAGNAICRMIHKEAAEGRKEGRQHGYRCAAPSSNGSTYNLAQISQGEFELGVSQSDWQHYAVNGESDKVVNDEGFRAVFSVHPEPFQLIVSADSGINSWMDLEGKRLNIGNPGSGQRGTTELLMERYGTDRDFFGLVTEMTSSEHSNALCDGNIDAFTYVVGVPNSGVAVATEGCGAQIVSLDTEVEQALIDERPFYAKTEIPAGVYSSQQNDVTTFGGYATIVSHESVDAELVYEVVRAVFENLDDFRGLHPAFANLTPESMIHNGNSAPLHEGAAKYYREKGWIE, encoded by the coding sequence ATGAAGAAATATCTCACAGCTGCAGCCATATCTGCCTTGATGTCAGTCGGTACAACGGCGTCGGTGCAAGCAGAAACCAAGTTCATCACCATCGGGACAGGCGGCCCAACGGGGGTCTATTTCGTGGCCGGCAACGCGATTTGCCGGATGATCCACAAGGAAGCCGCTGAAGGCCGAAAAGAGGGCCGGCAGCACGGGTATCGGTGTGCGGCACCTTCAAGCAACGGATCGACCTATAATCTGGCCCAGATTTCGCAAGGCGAGTTTGAGCTGGGCGTGTCACAATCCGATTGGCAGCACTATGCGGTCAACGGCGAGTCCGACAAGGTGGTCAACGACGAAGGGTTCCGGGCCGTGTTTTCCGTCCACCCCGAGCCGTTTCAACTGATCGTTTCGGCAGATTCCGGCATCAACTCCTGGATGGATCTTGAAGGCAAGCGGCTGAACATTGGCAATCCAGGGTCAGGCCAACGTGGCACCACGGAACTGCTGATGGAACGGTACGGAACCGACAGGGACTTCTTTGGCCTTGTGACCGAAATGACATCGTCAGAGCATTCCAACGCGCTTTGCGACGGCAATATTGACGCGTTCACCTATGTGGTCGGTGTGCCCAACTCTGGCGTTGCGGTCGCAACCGAAGGGTGTGGGGCGCAGATCGTCAGCCTTGATACCGAGGTGGAACAAGCGTTGATCGACGAGCGGCCCTTCTATGCGAAGACTGAAATTCCTGCAGGAGTTTATTCTTCGCAGCAAAACGATGTGACCACCTTCGGCGGCTACGCCACTATTGTCAGCCACGAAAGCGTTGATGCAGAGCTGGTCTATGAGGTGGTGCGCGCCGTGTTTGAAAACCTTGACGATTTCCGGGGTCTGCACCCGGCGTTCGCCAATCTCACGCCGGAAAGCATGATCCACAACGGGAACTCGGCACCGCTGCACGAGGGTGCTGCAAAATACTACCGCGAAAAGGGCTGGATCGAGTAG
- a CDS encoding LysR family transcriptional regulator produces MQIREIECFQAIMTAGTMTRASQMLGISQPAVSNTIATLEHRLGFKLFLRKSGRLQPTPEALIFNEDAQRMLEAVVRTNEAALRLRHGERGHLTISAFPGVSIRVLPEIIGRFLETREDVKIRLLSRSSHIVIEQLPSQMFDIAIAERPSQFVGVDAETVSYECCCVLAKDHPLARHDVLTPELLDGVPFAALFRDHMTTYQLRQAFSAVQAVWNVTLEAQYFASLIEYVRASNAVALIDPINSQGFTEGLVTRPFKPAVQYQIGVLTPQDKPLSKVAESFLEHLRVELRR; encoded by the coding sequence ATGCAGATCCGAGAAATCGAGTGTTTTCAGGCAATCATGACGGCGGGGACGATGACCCGGGCGTCGCAAATGCTTGGAATTTCGCAACCCGCTGTCAGCAATACGATCGCCACTCTAGAGCACCGGCTGGGATTCAAGTTGTTCTTGCGAAAGTCGGGCCGCCTTCAGCCCACGCCTGAGGCATTGATCTTCAATGAAGATGCACAACGGATGCTTGAGGCCGTCGTTCGCACCAATGAGGCTGCGCTGAGGTTGCGCCATGGAGAGCGCGGGCATCTAACCATATCGGCCTTTCCCGGCGTCTCAATCCGGGTGCTGCCCGAAATTATCGGCCGCTTCCTTGAGACCCGGGAGGATGTCAAAATCCGGCTCTTGTCGCGCAGTTCGCATATCGTGATTGAGCAGCTTCCTTCCCAGATGTTCGACATCGCGATCGCTGAACGGCCGTCGCAATTCGTCGGCGTCGATGCAGAGACGGTTTCCTATGAATGTTGCTGCGTCCTTGCAAAAGACCACCCTCTTGCGAGGCATGACGTCTTGACACCTGAACTTCTGGATGGTGTTCCGTTTGCCGCTCTGTTCCGCGACCACATGACGACTTACCAGCTAAGGCAGGCCTTCTCCGCTGTGCAAGCAGTGTGGAATGTGACGCTTGAGGCTCAGTATTTTGCGTCCCTGATTGAATATGTACGTGCGAGCAATGCCGTCGCGTTGATTGACCCAATCAACAGCCAGGGGTTTACAGAAGGCCTTGTGACGAGGCCATTCAAACCAGCTGTGCAGTATCAAATCGGTGTTTTGACCCCTCAGGATAAGCCGCTCTCCAAGGTTGCTGAGAGCTTCCTGGAGCATCTTCGGGTCGAGCTCCGGCGGTAA
- a CDS encoding IS3 family transposase, with protein sequence MPWNLCCDPREGLLLSNCFQCLPTAETGEDQADRYRTRDQVRRDVFEYIELFSNPIREHMNSVMLSPVDFENRQRKLKKAGVQETRSTSLIYPS encoded by the coding sequence CTGCCCTGGAATCTTTGCTGCGATCCGCGCGAAGGGCTGCTTCTCTCCAATTGCTTCCAATGTCTTCCAACGGCTGAAACGGGAGAAGATCAGGCGGACCGATACAGGACAAGGGATCAGGTAAGGCGTGATGTGTTTGAATATATCGAGCTATTTTCCAACCCAATACGCGAGCATATGAACAGTGTAATGCTGTCGCCCGTTGACTTCGAAAACAGGCAGCGCAAACTGAAGAAGGCAGGTGTCCAGGAAACGAGGAGCACCTCACTGATCTACCCGAGTTGA
- a CDS encoding ornithine cyclodeaminase family protein translates to MSSTIPFITAASLPPGFGWKQAVEAIARGHDRPRAKIADQFLNRETDAFVNRAAWIDGFGIGAKSFTVFPGNAKHKRLSVQGAMLVFDDQTGAPLAVIDSGLVTYWKTAPDSVYGALLLARPDSKALLIAGTGVVADSLIDAYSTLFPDLERVMIWGRNIEKSRALASRHVGRPFVVEPAIDLKSAAHEADIISTATMSRQPILMGDWVKPGTHVDLIGAFKSDMREADDTLLRRSKIFVDSYETTLDHIGELLIPLRDGTITRADLRGDLYDLTQRRAGRDDPDTITLFKNGGGAHLDLMMARALFDWCE, encoded by the coding sequence ATGAGCTCTACCATACCATTCATTACTGCTGCATCCCTGCCGCCCGGCTTCGGCTGGAAGCAAGCCGTTGAGGCGATTGCGCGGGGGCACGATCGGCCTCGCGCAAAGATAGCCGACCAATTTCTGAACAGAGAAACGGACGCCTTCGTCAATCGCGCGGCCTGGATTGACGGCTTCGGCATCGGGGCAAAATCCTTCACTGTCTTTCCCGGCAACGCCAAACACAAACGTCTGTCCGTACAAGGCGCGATGCTGGTATTCGACGATCAAACCGGCGCACCTTTGGCGGTAATCGACAGTGGTCTCGTGACCTATTGGAAAACGGCCCCAGATTCGGTTTATGGAGCGTTACTTCTGGCCCGACCAGACAGCAAGGCGCTTCTCATCGCCGGGACTGGTGTCGTAGCTGATAGCCTAATCGATGCCTATTCAACCCTATTCCCAGACCTTGAACGCGTCATGATCTGGGGGCGGAACATCGAAAAGAGCCGCGCGTTGGCATCGCGTCACGTAGGTCGTCCGTTCGTGGTCGAACCGGCCATCGATCTGAAGAGCGCAGCGCATGAGGCGGATATCATTTCTACCGCGACAATGAGCCGACAACCGATCCTGATGGGAGACTGGGTTAAGCCAGGAACCCATGTGGATCTCATCGGCGCGTTCAAGTCCGACATGCGCGAAGCGGACGACACGCTGCTGAGGCGCTCGAAGATTTTTGTCGATAGCTATGAAACCACCCTTGATCACATCGGAGAACTGCTGATCCCACTGCGCGACGGCACAATTACGAGGGCCGATTTGCGCGGTGATCTCTACGACCTGACACAGCGCCGCGCTGGCCGGGACGACCCCGATACCATCACTCTGTTCAAGAATGGCGGCGGTGCGCATCTCGATTTGATGATGGCCAGAGCCTTGTTCGATTGGTGCGAGTGA
- a CDS encoding RidA family protein: MTTPISRSQAGTRMSQVVIHGDTIYLAGQVGSPGASVSQQTQDCLASIERLLEETGSDTAHLLQATIWLADMADFEEMNAVWDAWVPEGHAPTRACGEARLATPDYKVEVIVVAARR; encoded by the coding sequence ATGACTACACCTATATCCCGTTCCCAAGCCGGAACTCGCATGTCCCAGGTCGTTATCCATGGCGACACCATTTATCTTGCCGGACAGGTCGGCAGCCCGGGGGCAAGTGTTTCCCAGCAGACGCAGGATTGCCTAGCCTCAATCGAACGGTTGCTGGAAGAGACTGGCTCAGACACCGCGCATTTGCTGCAGGCCACCATTTGGCTGGCAGATATGGCGGACTTCGAAGAAATGAACGCAGTTTGGGATGCTTGGGTACCCGAGGGCCACGCCCCAACCCGTGCTTGCGGTGAGGCACGGCTGGCGACGCCGGACTACAAGGTCGAGGTCATAGTTGTCGCCGCGCGTCGGTAG
- the sugE gene encoding quaternary ammonium compound efflux SMR transporter SugE, protein MAWLFLFLAGLFEVGWAVGLKYSEGFTRPLPSVLTVAAMLVSLILLGLALRSIPLGTGYAIWTGIGTIGTVVFGVIYLAEPATAARVFCVALILTGIIGLKLVSNT, encoded by the coding sequence ATGGCATGGTTGTTTCTCTTCCTAGCAGGCCTCTTTGAAGTCGGTTGGGCCGTGGGGTTGAAATACAGCGAAGGTTTCACGCGACCTTTGCCCTCCGTTCTGACGGTGGCGGCGATGCTCGTCAGTTTGATCCTTCTTGGGCTGGCGCTTCGCAGCATCCCTCTGGGCACGGGCTATGCGATATGGACTGGCATCGGCACGATCGGCACGGTTGTTTTCGGCGTTATCTACCTGGCCGAACCGGCAACGGCTGCACGGGTTTTCTGCGTAGCGCTGATACTTACCGGGATAATTGGTCTCAAACTCGTTTCAAATACCTGA